Proteins from one Dysgonomonas sp. HDW5A genomic window:
- a CDS encoding HEPN domain-containing protein, whose product MKKSISYLPKRKQEDLYFLVKEIKKRIPQTEMIILYGSYATGKYVEYDERVEFGIPTSFMSDYDILVVTNGISDKKVGNVLDNIDDLYYKDPDHQTPVQFINDDIKTLNRQLEEGRYFYTQIKQEGVILYDSGNVKLARRRKLKFDEIKQQAQEYFDEKFHRANLFLDHALFDYNKNEFAMASFDLHQACENYYYAIRLSFTLRSNKQHNLSKLSSSVKRHSDELLQVFPRHTVEEKRLFTLLKDAYIEARYNPKFIVTKEDIDALIPKVELLRDITKRICEVKIWEYGEMG is encoded by the coding sequence ATGAAAAAGTCTATAAGCTATTTACCCAAACGTAAGCAAGAAGATTTATATTTTCTTGTCAAAGAAATCAAAAAGCGGATTCCACAAACCGAAATGATTATCTTATATGGTAGCTACGCCACAGGTAAATATGTAGAATATGACGAACGGGTAGAATTTGGAATACCTACTTCTTTTATGTCTGATTACGATATTCTAGTCGTAACAAATGGTATATCCGATAAAAAAGTAGGTAATGTATTGGATAATATAGATGACCTGTATTACAAAGACCCCGACCATCAAACGCCAGTACAATTTATCAATGATGATATAAAGACTTTAAACAGGCAACTCGAAGAAGGCAGGTATTTTTATACCCAGATCAAACAGGAAGGAGTCATTCTCTACGATAGTGGAAATGTAAAGCTTGCCAGAAGAAGGAAGCTAAAGTTTGACGAAATAAAGCAACAGGCTCAGGAGTATTTTGATGAGAAGTTCCATAGAGCTAATTTATTTCTTGACCATGCTTTGTTTGATTATAATAAGAATGAATTTGCAATGGCTTCTTTTGATTTACACCAAGCCTGTGAAAACTATTACTATGCTATACGCTTATCTTTTACCTTAAGAAGTAATAAACAACATAACCTGTCAAAACTTTCCTCATCTGTTAAACGTCATTCAGATGAATTGCTCCAAGTCTTCCCTCGCCATACTGTGGAAGAGAAACGGCTGTTTACTTTATTAAAAGACGCTTATATTGAAGCACGCTACAACCCCAAATTCATTGTAACAAAAGAGGACATTGATGCGTTGATTCCGAAAGTGGAACTACTGAGGGATATTACTAAACGCATTTGTGAGGTGAAGATTTGGGAATATGGGGAGATGGGGTGA
- a CDS encoding AAA family ATPase, with translation MLETLLSLIGKGIITGAASKGGQTLIEKLKKYFEASLAEKIGDAYLKASNIYSELGRDEVIIDDSLEDDPYYKNLIYGFNIIDGSDLPDYHKQMNKLFLLELFKIPELANQVFNIKLDNIHKEVLDIKKDTRDLVQKFNLLEQEEAPEELLFNIEAASVDLSSYENTFQSKIHIDRLETTEIYNWILSNLKNKESNIALLVGNAGYGKSVVLKDLFVLLKEKRIPTLGIKVDKILNISSIKDIEAELNITNGIIPTFRRIGIDNELVVLLIDQIDALSQSLSSSRHAINSYDRLIKQLEVYPNIRIIISCRNYDLDYDPILRSYKEKKIFHMSLLEMQQVDSVLSTIGINIDERQTRLKEFLRIPLHLNLFCKVG, from the coding sequence ATGTTAGAGACGCTTCTATCTTTGATTGGGAAAGGAATTATTACAGGTGCAGCATCTAAGGGTGGGCAAACTTTAATTGAAAAATTAAAAAAATATTTTGAGGCCTCTTTAGCCGAAAAAATAGGAGATGCATATCTAAAAGCATCTAATATATATTCTGAATTAGGAAGAGATGAAGTGATAATAGATGATTCTTTAGAAGATGACCCTTATTATAAGAATCTAATATATGGTTTTAATATCATTGACGGAAGTGACCTGCCTGATTACCATAAGCAGATGAATAAATTATTTCTTCTCGAACTATTTAAAATTCCCGAATTAGCAAATCAAGTTTTCAATATAAAACTTGATAATATACATAAAGAAGTTTTAGATATAAAGAAGGATACAAGAGATCTTGTTCAAAAGTTTAATTTATTAGAACAAGAAGAAGCACCAGAGGAGTTATTATTTAATATTGAAGCTGCTTCTGTGGATTTATCAAGCTACGAAAATACATTTCAGAGTAAAATACATATTGATAGACTTGAAACAACAGAAATTTATAACTGGATTTTAAGTAACCTTAAGAATAAAGAATCTAATATTGCACTTTTGGTGGGTAACGCAGGCTATGGAAAGTCTGTTGTATTAAAAGATTTATTTGTTTTATTGAAAGAGAAACGTATTCCCACATTGGGGATTAAAGTTGATAAAATACTTAACATAAGCTCTATAAAAGACATTGAAGCTGAGCTAAATATTACCAATGGTATTATTCCTACATTTAGAAGAATCGGTATAGACAATGAATTAGTTGTACTTCTTATAGATCAGATTGATGCATTGTCACAATCTCTTTCTTCAAGTAGACATGCAATTAATTCATATGATAGACTAATAAAGCAGTTAGAAGTATATCCAAACATACGTATCATTATTTCTTGTAGAAACTATGACCTAGATTACGATCCTATTTTACGCTCTTACAAAGAAAAAAAAATATTTCATATGTCTCTATTAGAAATGCAACAGGTTGACTCCGTTTTATCTACTATTGGTATAAATATAGACGAAAGGCAAACTCGCTTGAAAGAATTTCTCAGAATTCCTTTGCATTTAAACTTATTCTGTAAAGTGGGTTAA
- a CDS encoding AAA family ATPase translates to MKIIALRLIKPESHQVTDQQRHKNIVKGLFEENENSRIFRFYNNYELQDDDWFKETRKDPFSDCFDDPIRADNKLKINVCAIVGKNGSGKSSVIELIIRLINNFACSIIGDEKPFNAAERLHFIPDIFANLYFEIKNTQYRLEQRGNNIHMFSTKDQGSFYENNYDPINYRWTELNYIQALNISPLKDFFYTVIVNYSHYSYNIYDFKKEWDIEASTKKLEEKGILLNDIRDIDYCWLTGVFHKNDGYQTPIVLNPFRTDGYYIDNQRESELEEDRFLSIVLALNKGKEQQSVFDNVIDNKHIDSFSIRSKKSEKLNFYKNQCKKLNIDFDSTVYRPILKYWADHYPIQEDKIHDSSLHKQAIEYLIYKTLKIGFQYKKFSWDDFMKFNEDTALLYNTITLFIGDNSHITYKLKQTISFLINNHITNTDYISLLDLSSIIESQVKFVNDILEGYRESGRIENPISHTNPQYIFSEIDCLPPPIFDLEIFLKTKDSNEEPYNFKTLSSGEKQMIYMTSSVLYHINNINSVQHRRNYSSDVPYKHINIILEEIELYYHPEMQRKLVNYLLEQIASLKIQIESIQIMLVTHSPFVLSDIPRNNILYLTIDDSDTNIEESFGENIFSLLQNSFFLEKGPIGDHSYKIINNLFKIVANPRTNNPINKEKLISLIDSVGEGFLRSELKRFFNDEDYVEN, encoded by the coding sequence ATGAAAATAATAGCTTTAAGATTAATTAAACCAGAATCACATCAAGTAACTGATCAACAAAGACATAAAAATATAGTAAAAGGATTATTTGAGGAAAATGAGAACTCAAGAATATTTCGTTTTTACAATAATTATGAACTCCAAGATGATGATTGGTTTAAAGAAACAAGGAAAGACCCATTTTCCGATTGTTTTGATGATCCAATAAGAGCAGACAATAAACTTAAAATAAATGTCTGTGCTATTGTCGGAAAAAATGGAAGTGGAAAAAGTTCAGTTATAGAGCTTATTATTAGACTTATAAATAATTTTGCATGCTCTATTATAGGTGATGAAAAACCTTTTAATGCTGCAGAGCGCTTACATTTTATTCCTGATATTTTCGCTAATTTATACTTCGAAATCAAAAATACGCAGTATAGGCTAGAACAAAGGGGGAATAATATACATATGTTTTCAACGAAAGATCAAGGTTCTTTTTATGAAAATAACTATGATCCTATTAACTACAGATGGACAGAATTAAACTATATCCAAGCATTAAATATCTCTCCTCTGAAAGACTTTTTTTACACTGTTATTGTAAACTATTCCCATTATTCTTATAATATATATGATTTCAAAAAAGAATGGGATATTGAGGCATCTACTAAAAAATTAGAAGAAAAAGGAATTCTGTTAAACGATATTCGTGATATTGATTACTGCTGGCTTACAGGTGTTTTTCATAAAAACGATGGTTATCAAACACCAATAGTGCTAAATCCGTTTAGAACAGATGGGTATTACATTGATAATCAACGAGAGTCAGAGTTAGAAGAGGATCGATTTTTAAGTATTGTTCTGGCATTAAATAAAGGTAAAGAGCAACAAAGTGTTTTCGATAATGTTATTGATAATAAGCATATTGATTCATTTTCAATAAGAAGTAAAAAATCAGAGAAACTAAATTTTTATAAGAACCAGTGTAAAAAATTGAATATTGATTTTGATTCTACAGTATATAGACCTATTTTGAAATATTGGGCTGACCATTACCCAATCCAAGAAGATAAAATACATGATTCCTCTCTACATAAACAAGCTATAGAATATTTAATATATAAAACCCTCAAGATTGGATTTCAGTATAAAAAATTTTCTTGGGATGATTTTATGAAATTTAATGAAGATACTGCTCTTTTATATAATACTATAACTCTATTTATTGGAGATAATAGCCATATAACATACAAATTAAAACAAACTATATCATTTCTAATAAATAATCATATCACAAATACTGATTATATATCTTTATTAGATTTATCTTCAATAATTGAATCACAAGTAAAATTCGTAAATGACATTTTAGAAGGTTATAGAGAGAGCGGGAGAATAGAGAATCCAATTAGTCATACAAATCCTCAATATATTTTCTCAGAAATAGACTGTTTACCTCCTCCGATCTTTGATCTAGAGATATTTCTTAAAACGAAAGATAGTAATGAGGAGCCTTATAATTTTAAAACATTAAGTTCTGGAGAAAAGCAAATGATATATATGACATCATCTGTTTTATATCATATCAATAATATTAATTCAGTTCAACATAGACGTAATTATAGCTCTGATGTTCCATACAAACATATAAATATTATTTTGGAAGAGATAGAATTATATTACCATCCTGAAATGCAGCGTAAATTAGTCAATTATTTACTAGAACAAATAGCATCTCTAAAAATCCAAATTGAATCAATTCAAATTATGCTAGTTACCCACTCTCCATTTGTTTTATCTGATATTCCTCGAAATAACATACTTTATCTAACAATAGATGATTCTGATACTAATATTGAAGAATCTTTTGGTGAAAATATATTTTCACTTTTACAGAATAGTTTTTTTTTAGAGAAAGGACCTATTGGAGATCATTCCTATAAAATAATAAATAATTTATTTAAAATAGTTGCAAATCCAAGGACTAATAATCCTATTAACAAAGAGAAACTAATATCTTTAATAGATAGTGTTGGAGAAGGTTTTTTAAGAAGTGAATTAAAAAGATTTTTTAACGACGAAGACTATGTTGAAAATTAA